Proteins encoded within one genomic window of Salipaludibacillus agaradhaerens:
- a CDS encoding nitroreductase family protein, translating to MSEFIQLIEERRSASNFLPDVPITKIELNEIFDLVKLGPSAFNLQHTNYVTVLDPEVKERLQEAAYGQHKVLSASAVIIVLGDKKAFEQASDIYEGLKMLGMVNKQEYDHMVNDTVSFYESRGQGFQRDEAIRNASLSAMLFMLAAKEKGWDTCPMIGFDPKGVKEVLHLSDHYEVAMMITIGKEKVESRKPRGYRKPVSEFVTYI from the coding sequence ATGTCTGAGTTTATCCAGTTGATAGAAGAAAGACGTTCAGCTAGTAACTTTTTACCTGACGTTCCAATTACGAAAATAGAATTAAATGAAATCTTTGATTTAGTTAAATTAGGACCTTCAGCTTTTAATCTTCAGCATACAAACTATGTCACAGTGTTAGATCCAGAAGTTAAAGAAAGGTTACAAGAAGCTGCATACGGACAACATAAAGTATTGAGTGCTTCAGCGGTAATCATCGTTTTGGGAGATAAAAAAGCTTTTGAACAAGCTTCAGATATCTACGAAGGTCTGAAGATGTTAGGAATGGTAAATAAGCAAGAATATGATCATATGGTTAATGATACAGTTTCTTTTTATGAGTCTAGAGGTCAAGGGTTCCAACGAGATGAAGCAATAAGGAATGCCTCCTTGTCAGCCATGTTATTTATGCTAGCGGCGAAAGAAAAAGGCTGGGATACTTGTCCGATGATAGGATTTGATCCAAAGGGGGTTAAAGAAGTTTTACATTTAAGTGATCATTACGAAGTAGCTATGATGATAACAATCGGTAAAGAAAAGGTTGAGAGTAGGAAACCACGCGGTTATCGAAAGCCTGTTAGTGAATTTGTAACATACATTTAA
- the pdxA gene encoding 4-hydroxythreonine-4-phosphate dehydrogenase PdxA: MAKTPVIAIPMGDPAGIGPEITVAALAKKEVFESGNPIVIGNTAILEKAAGIMNLDLTMNEVRSVDEATFEFGTIDVLSMDNVNLDEFQYGEVQAQCGQAAFEYIQKAVELANDGTADVIATTPINKESLKAADVPHIGHTEMLASMTDTDDPLTMFEVRNMRIFFLTRHLSLKDAIAQMTADRVHDYLKRCDDALQRLGVESRKFAVAGLNPHSGENGLFGREEVDEISPGIERAVADGIEAVGPVPADSVFHQALQGKYDAVLSLYHDQGHIAAKMTDFEKTISITNGLPFLRTSVDHGTAFDIAGKGIASSVSMEECIKLSAKYAPHFTR; encoded by the coding sequence ATGGCTAAAACACCTGTAATTGCAATTCCAATGGGAGATCCAGCAGGAATCGGACCGGAAATTACAGTAGCAGCGTTAGCGAAAAAAGAGGTGTTTGAATCAGGCAACCCCATTGTGATCGGAAATACGGCTATTTTAGAGAAGGCCGCAGGAATTATGAATCTTGACCTTACAATGAATGAAGTAAGGTCTGTGGACGAAGCAACGTTTGAATTTGGCACAATCGATGTTTTGTCAATGGATAACGTTAACCTTGACGAATTCCAGTATGGAGAGGTCCAGGCCCAGTGCGGCCAAGCTGCTTTTGAATATATTCAAAAAGCAGTGGAGCTGGCAAACGACGGGACGGCAGATGTTATCGCTACAACACCGATTAATAAAGAATCACTAAAAGCCGCAGATGTTCCACATATCGGACATACTGAAATGCTTGCCTCAATGACTGATACAGACGATCCGTTAACAATGTTTGAGGTTAGAAATATGAGAATCTTCTTTTTAACCCGGCACTTGTCTCTTAAAGATGCGATTGCACAAATGACAGCCGACCGTGTCCACGATTACTTGAAACGGTGCGACGACGCACTTCAACGTTTAGGCGTGGAAAGCCGTAAATTTGCTGTTGCCGGCCTTAATCCTCACAGTGGGGAAAACGGATTATTTGGCCGTGAAGAAGTGGATGAAATTAGCCCAGGCATCGAAAGAGCTGTGGCAGATGGGATAGAAGCGGTTGGCCCAGTACCAGCAGACTCTGTCTTCCATCAGGCTCTTCAAGGGAAATACGATGCCGTTCTGTCTCTTTATCATGATCAGGGGCATATTGCAGCGAAAATGACAGACTTTGAAAAAACAATTTCTATTACAAACGGCTTACCGTTCCTGCGTACTTCTGTAGACCATGGTACTGCTTTTGATATTGCCGGAAAAGGCATTGCTAGCTCTGTCAGCATGGAAGAATGCATTAAGCTTTCAGCAAAATACGCACCACACTTTACACGGTAA
- a CDS encoding GntP family permease: MEVSGAQMILGLVIGVFLLIVLVLKTKIHAFLALLISASVTGIIGGMPAPDVVTAITQGFGNTLSTIGIVIGLGVMMGRILEVSGAAERMAYAFIKWLGKKKEEWAMALAGYIVSIPIFVDSAFVILMPLIKALSTKTGKSVVGLGVALGVGLAATHHAVPPTPGPLGVAGIFNVDVGLMLLWGLIFAGPIIVVGVYYAKWIGKRIYQLPTEDGLDYHRPDMPSTLDEYYELQESKNLPSLARSVAPIVIPIMLIFANTTVGALGLEGTTVEYIQFFGSPVIAVAIGLIFAIYGLFGKIKQAEAIDRMEEGIKTAGIILLVTGAGGALGEVLRVSGSGDYIAEQIAATALPPVLLPFFIATIVRLIQGSGTVSMITAASISAPILVGMDVNMVLAAQAATLGAMIFSYFNDSLFWVVNRMMGIKNVKEQMLVWSVPTTLAWGTALVMLIVANIFVG, from the coding sequence ATGGAAGTTTCAGGAGCACAAATGATATTAGGTTTAGTCATCGGGGTTTTTCTGCTAATTGTACTAGTTTTAAAAACAAAAATTCACGCTTTTCTTGCACTATTGATTTCTGCGTCAGTCACAGGGATCATCGGGGGCATGCCAGCCCCTGATGTGGTGACCGCCATTACACAGGGGTTCGGAAATACATTGAGCACCATTGGGATCGTTATCGGTTTAGGGGTTATGATGGGGCGAATACTCGAAGTCTCGGGAGCGGCCGAACGAATGGCCTATGCATTTATAAAATGGCTTGGAAAGAAAAAAGAAGAATGGGCAATGGCCTTAGCTGGTTATATTGTTTCTATCCCAATATTCGTTGACTCTGCCTTTGTTATTTTAATGCCACTTATTAAAGCGCTTTCAACGAAAACTGGAAAATCAGTCGTAGGACTTGGTGTTGCACTCGGTGTTGGATTAGCTGCTACTCACCATGCTGTACCACCAACTCCTGGTCCGTTAGGTGTGGCAGGTATATTTAATGTTGATGTTGGACTTATGTTATTATGGGGACTTATTTTTGCCGGTCCGATTATTGTCGTTGGCGTCTATTACGCAAAATGGATCGGAAAGAGGATTTACCAGCTACCTACGGAAGACGGCCTTGATTATCACCGTCCTGACATGCCGTCCACTCTCGATGAATACTATGAGCTTCAGGAAAGTAAGAACTTGCCTTCACTGGCCCGTTCAGTTGCGCCGATTGTTATTCCGATTATGTTAATTTTCGCTAACACGACTGTAGGCGCTCTTGGCTTGGAAGGGACAACTGTCGAGTACATTCAGTTCTTCGGATCTCCAGTAATTGCTGTTGCCATCGGCTTAATTTTTGCAATTTACGGATTATTCGGTAAAATCAAACAAGCTGAAGCGATCGATCGCATGGAGGAAGGGATTAAGACAGCAGGTATTATTCTATTGGTCACTGGGGCCGGTGGGGCACTTGGAGAAGTACTGCGTGTAAGCGGGAGCGGAGACTATATTGCCGAGCAAATTGCTGCTACAGCCCTGCCACCGGTGCTGCTTCCTTTCTTTATCGCAACGATTGTCCGGCTCATTCAAGGTTCAGGCACAGTATCGATGATTACAGCTGCCTCTATATCAGCCCCAATTCTCGTTGGAATGGATGTCAATATGGTGCTAGCAGCACAAGCGGCTACTCTAGGGGCGATGATCTTCTCTTATTTTAATGACAGCCTGTTCTGGGTAGTTAACAGAATGATGGGAATCAAAAACGTAAAAGAACAAATGCTTGTCTGGTCAGTACCAACGACTTTAGCTTGGGGCACAGCGCTTGTAATGCTAATCGTGGCTAATATTTTCGTTGGATGA
- a CDS encoding TRAP transporter large permease translates to MALQASLLLFVTFFIFLAIGVPISISIGIASVATVFLALPTDIIMFTAAQKMVGGINSFALLAVIFFILSGSIMNNGGIALRLVNLAKLLAGRLPGSLAHTNVVGNMLFGSISGSAVASAAAIGSVMAPLQKKEGYNKAYSAAVNIASSPAGLLIPPSGVLIIYSLVSGGTSISALFMAGYLPGIMMGLAVMIVAYIIAKKEKYPVSPKPTFKEGVQVVLQALPSLMLIFIVIGGIVAGVFTATEGAAVAVLYSLVLSLVYKSLTWRHIPIIMKESIVMTGIVLFLVGASSIMSWAMAVTGIPAAISQLILSVSDEKVIVLLIMMVVLLIIGTFMDLTPAVLIFTPIFLPIATQMGVDPVHFGIMMVFNLAIGIMTPPVGSALFIGCSVGDVPIEDVIRPLLKMFVVLIITLLFIVYIPEISLFIPKLFGLM, encoded by the coding sequence ATGGCCCTACAAGCATCATTATTATTATTTGTTACATTCTTCATCTTTCTCGCAATAGGCGTACCTATTTCGATTAGTATTGGTATCGCCTCAGTTGCTACGGTCTTTCTGGCCTTGCCGACGGATATTATCATGTTTACAGCCGCCCAAAAAATGGTCGGGGGAATTAACAGTTTTGCCCTACTTGCCGTCATTTTCTTTATCTTGTCAGGGAGTATTATGAATAACGGGGGAATTGCCCTGAGGTTAGTGAATCTGGCCAAGCTACTTGCTGGTCGTTTGCCTGGGTCCCTTGCGCATACAAACGTTGTGGGAAATATGTTATTTGGCTCAATCTCAGGATCAGCAGTTGCTTCTGCCGCTGCTATCGGTAGTGTGATGGCGCCATTACAGAAAAAGGAAGGCTACAATAAAGCCTACTCTGCAGCGGTGAATATTGCATCATCACCAGCCGGATTATTGATCCCGCCAAGTGGTGTCCTCATTATTTACTCGTTAGTTAGTGGCGGAACGTCTATCAGTGCCTTGTTTATGGCCGGGTATCTGCCAGGGATTATGATGGGGTTAGCTGTAATGATCGTCGCTTATATTATCGCTAAAAAAGAAAAGTACCCTGTTTCACCGAAGCCGACCTTTAAAGAAGGCGTCCAAGTTGTACTACAGGCTTTGCCGAGTTTAATGCTTATCTTCATCGTAATAGGCGGAATTGTCGCCGGTGTTTTCACTGCCACTGAGGGGGCTGCTGTTGCCGTACTTTATTCACTCGTCCTCTCGCTCGTTTATAAATCACTAACATGGCGCCATATTCCGATCATTATGAAAGAATCAATCGTTATGACGGGAATCGTACTATTTCTTGTAGGTGCATCATCGATCATGTCATGGGCGATGGCAGTGACTGGTATTCCGGCAGCGATCAGTCAACTCATTCTTAGTGTATCTGATGAAAAGGTGATTGTCCTTCTTATTATGATGGTCGTCTTACTCATAATAGGTACCTTTATGGATCTGACACCAGCCGTTCTTATTTTCACACCGATCTTCTTGCCAATTGCTACACAGATGGGGGTTGATCCGGTTCACTTCGGGATTATGATGGTGTTTAACCTCGCAATTGGGATTATGACACCGCCGGTTGGAAGTGCGTTGTTTATCGGGTGTAGTGTCGGTGATGTCCCAATAGAGGATGTGATCAGACCACTGTTAAAAATGTTTGTTGTTCTGATTATTACTCTCCTCTTTATCGTTTACATTCCGGAAATCAGTTTATTTATTCCTAAATTATTTGGCTTAATGTAA
- the wrbA gene encoding NAD(P)H:quinone oxidoreductase: MGILEKIFGKTKESNEMSNVKLAVIYYSMGGTNHQLAKWAEEGAKEHGAEVKVLKVPELAPQSVIDANEDWKAHVESTKDVPEVTLDDLEWADAIIFSVPTRFGNMPAQMKQFLDTTGGLWFNGKLVNKVVSAMSSAQNPHGGQEATILGLYTTMHHWGALIASPGYTDPVQFTSGGNPYGVSVTVGQDGKMVEDVEAAVKHQAKRTVTIAEWVKKAN; this comes from the coding sequence ATGGGGATTTTGGAAAAAATATTTGGAAAAACAAAGGAGTCGAATGAAATGTCAAATGTTAAATTAGCAGTTATTTATTACAGCATGGGTGGAACTAATCATCAATTAGCCAAATGGGCTGAAGAAGGTGCGAAAGAACATGGTGCTGAAGTGAAAGTATTAAAAGTACCTGAACTTGCGCCACAATCAGTGATCGATGCAAACGAAGACTGGAAAGCACATGTTGAATCAACGAAAGATGTACCTGAAGTTACGCTAGATGATCTTGAATGGGCAGACGCGATTATTTTCAGTGTACCAACACGTTTTGGAAATATGCCGGCACAAATGAAACAATTTTTAGATACAACAGGTGGTTTATGGTTTAACGGAAAGCTTGTAAACAAAGTTGTTAGTGCCATGAGTTCCGCTCAAAATCCTCACGGTGGTCAAGAAGCAACTATCTTAGGTCTTTACACGACAATGCATCATTGGGGCGCCTTAATTGCATCGCCTGGTTACACTGACCCAGTTCAATTCACGTCTGGAGGAAATCCATACGGCGTTAGCGTCACAGTAGGTCAAGATGGCAAGATGGTTGAGGATGTTGAAGCAGCTGTTAAACATCAAGCGAAGCGTACAGTGACAATAGCTGAATGGGTTAAAAAAGCAAATTAA
- a CDS encoding four-carbon acid sugar kinase family protein produces MPMRIGVIADDLTGANATGVRLSKQGFKSATMVQGAPFPEEINYDAVIVDTDSRYQTKHVARSRTIQAIDQFKRWGAKLFSKRIDSTYRGNIGTEIDTMLEQLGEEAVAVIVPSFPDSGRIVIGGYLIVDGVPLQQTDVANDPVQPLTQSYIPALTEIQSDNKVGFLGLQEVLKGADELSKSIDASFSEGCRIVVCDATTNDQIEVIAEAMCRLDRCIISADPGPLTAAYSKAVMRQQAKQERILVAVGSATKLTGQQLSYLTGKLNAEPVYVDPDKLASYTSSWDEEIQRATEAVLADKKQEVLILTTHLPGHSLLNLEEKAKQEKASEQALAKRITDGLAKISRQVLEDESAMFKGCFSSGGDVTASLCSVSRASGIELLDEVLPLAAYGKMIGGYFDGLPIITKGGMVGDKKAIYDSIKFLQTKF; encoded by the coding sequence ATGCCAATGAGAATAGGAGTTATCGCAGATGATCTAACTGGTGCGAATGCTACCGGGGTCCGATTGAGTAAACAAGGATTTAAATCTGCCACAATGGTACAAGGGGCCCCCTTTCCTGAAGAAATCAACTATGATGCTGTCATTGTCGATACGGACAGCCGTTACCAGACAAAACACGTTGCCCGGTCTCGTACGATCCAGGCAATCGACCAGTTTAAGCGTTGGGGAGCTAAACTTTTTTCAAAACGAATCGACAGCACTTACAGAGGCAATATCGGTACAGAAATTGATACAATGCTGGAGCAGCTAGGGGAAGAAGCGGTTGCCGTTATCGTTCCTTCCTTTCCTGACTCAGGGAGAATTGTTATTGGCGGATATTTGATCGTTGATGGCGTTCCTCTTCAACAGACAGACGTCGCTAATGATCCGGTTCAGCCATTAACACAATCTTATATCCCTGCCTTAACGGAAATACAGTCTGATAATAAGGTTGGCTTTTTAGGCCTTCAGGAAGTATTAAAAGGGGCTGACGAGTTAAGTAAATCTATCGATGCCTCATTCTCGGAAGGCTGCAGGATCGTTGTCTGTGATGCTACTACCAACGATCAGATCGAAGTTATTGCAGAAGCCATGTGCCGGCTTGATAGATGTATCATTTCTGCCGATCCAGGACCGCTAACGGCTGCTTACTCAAAGGCGGTTATGCGCCAGCAGGCAAAACAGGAAAGAATTCTCGTAGCTGTAGGAAGCGCCACTAAGCTAACAGGACAGCAGCTTAGCTACCTTACAGGCAAGCTAAACGCTGAACCCGTCTATGTGGACCCTGATAAACTTGCCAGCTACACAAGCAGCTGGGATGAGGAAATTCAGCGGGCTACAGAAGCCGTTCTTGCTGATAAAAAACAGGAAGTTCTTATTTTAACAACTCATCTCCCCGGGCATTCCCTGCTGAATCTGGAAGAAAAGGCGAAACAGGAAAAGGCCAGTGAACAGGCACTCGCAAAAAGGATTACCGATGGGCTTGCTAAGATTAGTCGACAGGTGCTGGAGGATGAAAGTGCCATGTTTAAAGGCTGCTTCTCCAGTGGTGGTGATGTCACAGCATCCCTTTGCTCTGTGAGCCGAGCAAGCGGTATTGAGCTTCTTGACGAAGTTCTGCCTCTTGCCGCTTATGGGAAAATGATTGGCGGTTATTTCGACGGCCTCCCTATTATCACAAAAGGAGGTATGGTAGGGGATAAAAAAGCGATTTATGACAGCATCAAGTTTCTACAGACTAAGTTTTAA
- a CDS encoding TRAP transporter substrate-binding protein — protein MKKSLLTALSLSTLIVLAACGNDNVNDENESANTDGGNNATEENNGNNNTANVESESFRLGHNLAEDHPVHLGLANFAEIVEEESGGAMTIEIFPNAVLGDEREVLEQVQVGGVDMTKVSAGALENFSSAYSAFSLPYVFADEDHFFESMASEAVQDLYMDTEDEGFIGLTWYDSGARSFYTRDTPIMHPDDLQGLRIRVMDSQTQIDMLEAMGGAPTPMPYGEIYTALQQGVVDGAESNPTALTTGQHGEVAKAFSFDEHTRIPDMLVMSSSTWNGLSSDQQDILSDAAARSTEYQIEVWADAIDEAMEEAEEMGVEFYYPEQEAFFEAVQPVHEKYREDEKIATLLDAFEALR, from the coding sequence ATGAAAAAGTCTTTGCTCACAGCGTTATCCTTATCGACACTTATAGTGCTTGCAGCCTGCGGTAATGATAATGTCAATGACGAAAATGAAAGCGCAAACACAGATGGTGGCAACAATGCTACTGAAGAAAACAATGGTAATAACAATACAGCAAACGTAGAAAGCGAGTCTTTCAGATTAGGTCACAATTTGGCTGAGGATCATCCTGTTCACCTTGGTTTAGCGAATTTTGCCGAGATTGTTGAGGAGGAATCAGGTGGAGCCATGACCATCGAGATTTTTCCTAACGCTGTTCTAGGTGATGAGCGTGAAGTGCTTGAGCAAGTTCAAGTCGGAGGCGTTGACATGACGAAGGTGAGTGCAGGAGCACTAGAGAACTTCTCATCGGCTTATTCAGCGTTTAGTTTACCGTATGTCTTTGCTGACGAAGATCATTTTTTCGAATCAATGGCATCTGAGGCTGTTCAGGATCTCTATATGGATACTGAGGACGAAGGTTTTATCGGGTTAACTTGGTATGATTCTGGAGCACGAAGCTTTTATACACGTGACACACCGATTATGCATCCAGATGATCTTCAAGGATTGAGAATTCGCGTGATGGATAGTCAGACTCAGATTGATATGTTGGAGGCAATGGGTGGAGCGCCGACACCAATGCCTTATGGTGAAATTTATACAGCACTTCAACAAGGCGTTGTGGATGGTGCCGAGAGTAATCCAACAGCATTGACAACAGGCCAACATGGCGAAGTGGCAAAAGCGTTCTCATTCGATGAGCATACGCGTATTCCAGACATGCTTGTGATGAGCAGTAGTACTTGGAACGGTCTGTCCTCTGATCAACAGGACATCTTAAGTGATGCCGCTGCCCGTTCAACAGAGTATCAGATTGAGGTGTGGGCTGATGCCATTGATGAAGCAATGGAGGAAGCTGAAGAAATGGGTGTAGAATTCTATTATCCAGAGCAGGAGGCATTCTTTGAAGCTGTCCAACCAGTCCATGAGAAGTACCGTGAAGATGAAAAGATTGCAACGTTATTAGATGCGTTTGAAGCGTTAAGATAG
- a CDS encoding TRAP transporter small permease, producing the protein MVRALARFKSTLNYMVMIIASILTTILVFGAIWQVFSRYVLGAPSTFTEELLRFLLIWVAFLGATYAFGSNQHLAIVFLKNKLTGKKGVSLQIVIDVIVIIFIFTILVRGGYAIVDSTMGQLSPILRWPMGVIYAILPISGVLMIFYQLINIMERSKGYKVEENEDIAVLGSPDDREV; encoded by the coding sequence ATGGTAAGAGCCTTAGCACGATTTAAATCCACGCTGAATTATATGGTTATGATTATTGCGTCCATACTGACAACGATTCTTGTATTCGGAGCTATCTGGCAGGTGTTCAGCCGTTATGTGCTCGGTGCACCGAGTACTTTTACTGAAGAGTTGCTTCGTTTTCTATTAATCTGGGTAGCCTTTCTTGGTGCCACCTATGCATTTGGTAGTAATCAACATTTAGCCATTGTTTTTCTGAAAAACAAACTCACCGGTAAAAAAGGTGTGAGCTTACAAATCGTCATTGATGTCATTGTGATCATCTTTATTTTTACGATTCTCGTTCGCGGAGGATATGCCATTGTAGACTCGACGATGGGACAGCTGTCACCGATTCTTCGCTGGCCAATGGGTGTTATTTATGCCATTTTACCGATTTCAGGCGTGCTGATGATTTTTTATCAATTGATCAATATAATGGAGCGTTCAAAGGGATACAAGGTTGAAGAAAATGAAGACATAGCTGTCCTGGGTTCTCCAGATGACCGGGAGGTGTAA
- a CDS encoding ROK family transcriptional regulator, producing MEVKASKFIKDKNRKKILEEIVRNRRISRSELSKITTLNKVTTSAQVKSLLDDGLISEEKVVHATTSGRRPLKLTLIAQSAYFLGIDIDTHHINFLLSDLNGYPIHNDIVAINDNDFDSVMKTCLTHIKKYQELEIIKASQYGLANIVFGVHGIVSKDEKIAFIPQHQWSNCSIKAYFKDILDVRVITENSTNLCAYAEYTFQKETDNLISISTYSGIGLGLVNNNDIFKGFHGFAGEVGHMIIEKNGLQCNCGNRGCWELYASEKALLARVGKGQKKGQVTLSELEELYKSEDDLTITAVQEHLDNLAIGLNNILNIYNPESIVINSGLTTIIDDLEAALIERLQSKMNNYSTLKVSHVGKSACVIGACALGIRDFLNIDDLYIDSSQYDEIMANSLQMIE from the coding sequence ATGGAAGTTAAAGCATCAAAATTCATTAAAGATAAAAACAGGAAAAAGATTTTGGAAGAAATTGTTCGAAATCGACGTATTTCCCGTTCGGAACTTTCAAAGATTACGACACTGAATAAAGTGACCACCTCCGCCCAGGTTAAATCGTTACTGGACGATGGACTCATCTCCGAAGAAAAAGTGGTGCATGCTACAACCTCAGGTAGGCGCCCGTTGAAACTGACGTTAATTGCCCAGTCTGCCTATTTCTTAGGAATAGACATCGATACCCATCACATTAACTTTCTCTTAAGTGATCTAAACGGCTATCCCATTCATAATGACATCGTCGCTATTAACGATAACGACTTTGATTCTGTTATGAAAACCTGTCTCACCCATATTAAGAAATATCAGGAGTTGGAAATTATCAAAGCATCACAGTACGGGCTTGCTAACATTGTTTTCGGTGTCCATGGGATTGTCTCAAAAGATGAAAAAATCGCCTTCATCCCCCAGCACCAATGGTCCAACTGTTCGATTAAAGCTTACTTCAAAGACATTCTTGATGTTCGGGTCATTACTGAAAACAGTACGAACCTTTGTGCCTATGCTGAATACACGTTCCAAAAGGAAACAGACAACTTAATCTCAATTAGTACGTATTCTGGCATTGGACTGGGCCTTGTAAATAATAATGATATTTTCAAAGGATTTCATGGATTTGCTGGGGAAGTGGGCCATATGATTATTGAAAAAAATGGCCTTCAATGCAATTGTGGTAATAGGGGATGCTGGGAGCTTTATGCCTCGGAAAAAGCATTGCTAGCACGTGTTGGGAAAGGACAGAAAAAAGGACAAGTGACCCTGTCAGAGCTTGAAGAGCTTTACAAATCAGAAGACGACCTTACCATCACAGCCGTTCAGGAACATCTCGATAACCTCGCCATTGGTCTGAACAATATTCTCAATATATACAACCCGGAGTCAATCGTTATTAACAGCGGTTTAACAACCATCATAGATGATCTTGAGGCCGCTTTAATCGAGCGCCTCCAGTCAAAAATGAACAATTACAGCACTCTAAAAGTCTCCCATGTCGGCAAAAGTGCTTGTGTCATCGGCGCTTGCGCCTTAGGTATCCGTGATTTCCTTAATATTGATGACCTTTACATCGATAGCTCTCAATACGATGAGATCATGGCGAACTCACTGCAAATGATTGAGTGA
- a CDS encoding DoxX family protein, whose translation MSNKNEIGNLLLRVVLGLVFLGNGAAKFQGGIENTVGWFDSIGLPGGLAYVVAIIELVGGIALILGLGTRIAAALMGLIMIGAIFTVNLEGGFLNGYAFDLVLLVVAAHLVLNGSKLSSLDQLVFKNKHQLKSFVESA comes from the coding sequence ATGTCAAACAAAAACGAAATTGGAAATTTATTATTGCGAGTGGTGTTAGGGCTTGTATTTTTAGGAAATGGTGCTGCAAAGTTTCAAGGAGGTATAGAAAATACAGTAGGGTGGTTTGACAGTATTGGTTTACCTGGAGGACTTGCGTATGTTGTGGCTATCATTGAATTAGTTGGTGGTATTGCGCTCATTTTAGGCTTAGGAACACGCATTGCAGCTGCATTGATGGGACTCATCATGATTGGCGCTATTTTTACAGTTAATTTAGAAGGTGGCTTTTTAAATGGTTATGCTTTTGATTTAGTATTACTAGTTGTTGCAGCACATCTAGTGTTAAATGGTAGTAAGTTGTCTTCTTTAGATCAATTAGTCTTTAAGAATAAACATCAATTAAAATCCTTTGTAGAATCAGCTTAA
- a CDS encoding DeoR/GlpR family DNA-binding transcription regulator has translation MNINERRKLIEEEVLEKGKMDIEDLEKMLGVSAMTIRRDLMHLEKENKLIRTHGGAVPAKGIIDETSYENKEKQQLPEKKAIAAYAATIVRPGDTIILDSGTTTHEIARVLKNRSNLTVITNDILIAAEFLNTSVHTIITGGELQNQVGAMFGPHTESLLESIHVDLLFLGAHALHPAAGITAPTLEKAKIKRLMVHSAETTWLVADHSKFGKSSFASVCGLETLQGIITNDNVSMKEAETYHDTVIRVPSQKEGNANENRSYRR, from the coding sequence ATGAACATAAACGAAAGAAGAAAGTTAATTGAAGAAGAAGTGCTGGAAAAAGGAAAAATGGATATTGAGGATCTGGAAAAAATGCTCGGCGTTTCCGCCATGACGATCCGCAGGGACTTAATGCACCTTGAAAAGGAGAATAAACTGATCCGTACTCACGGAGGCGCGGTACCTGCAAAAGGGATTATTGACGAAACATCCTATGAAAATAAAGAAAAACAGCAGCTCCCGGAGAAGAAAGCAATCGCTGCCTATGCGGCAACTATTGTGAGACCTGGAGATACGATTATTCTTGATTCAGGCACGACCACTCATGAAATCGCCCGCGTGCTGAAAAACAGATCAAATTTAACAGTGATAACAAATGATATTTTAATCGCTGCCGAGTTCCTAAACACGTCAGTACATACGATCATTACAGGTGGTGAGCTGCAAAACCAAGTTGGGGCTATGTTTGGACCACACACAGAGAGCCTGCTGGAGAGCATTCATGTGGACCTTCTGTTCCTAGGGGCGCACGCATTACATCCCGCTGCCGGAATTACCGCGCCGACCCTGGAAAAAGCTAAGATTAAACGACTGATGGTACATTCGGCAGAAACGACCTGGCTAGTTGCTGACCATAGTAAATTCGGTAAAAGCTCGTTCGCTTCCGTGTGCGGACTGGAAACATTACAGGGAATCATCACAAATGACAATGTGTCTATGAAAGAGGCAGAAACATACCACGATACAGTCATAAGGGTACCATCACAGAAGGAAGGTAATGCCAATGAGAATAGGAGTTATCGCAGATGA